The following is a genomic window from Calditrichota bacterium.
AGAGGGCATGGAAGTCCGATGCGCCACGCACAATATCGAGCGGAAAGCCGAAGCTGATGGCGGTCGACTCGGTATCCTTCTCGATCAGGAGCACCTGCAACCCTTCGATGGGTGCTGGCTCAGGGGGAGCGGGCTGCTCCGGGACGCCGGACGGTAGCCGTGCCAAATCGCGGCACAATCGGTCCACGAACTGCTTGTCAAATGAGCCGCCGATTCCGACTACCACATTATCCTTCGTGTAGTATTTCCGATAGAAGGCGCGCACATCGTCCAGGGTGATGCTCTTTACCGACTCGATGAGTCCGGCGACCGGATGGGCATAGGGTGTTCCGGCAAAGATGAACTGGCTCAGCGCCTCTTTTCCCAGTTCCTCATCATCCTGGTAGCGCAAGGTGCGCTCCAGATAGTTGAGCTGCTGGCTCTTGAGCCGGGCAAAGTCATCTTCGCGGAAGGCAGGTTCCAGCACCGCCTGCACAAAGAGCTTATAGTAGGCCTCGAGATTGTCTTTGTGCACCCTGCCCATGATGATGGTCATCTCTTTGTCCACCTGCGCCGAGTAACCAGCGGCCATGGGGTAGAGCTTCTCGAGGATCTGTTCATAGCTATTCTTCTTGGTGGAGGCATCGGCTATCATCTGCGCCGTGAGCGCAGCCAGCCCCTCTTTGCCCGAGGGATCGTTCTGCGAGCCGACCTTGAACCAGAGTCTGAGGGAAATGGTTGGGTCACTTGCCACCGGCAGGGTGACTACTTCCAGCTTCTTTTCGGAACCACAGGCGACCAGCAACATGAGCAGTGCCAACGCTGGTAACGCGATCGCTTTCATCCTACTCTCCTCCCGTAACTGTGACCACTGTGCGTTTGTCGCTCACCAGGTACTTCCTGGCCACGCGTTGGATGTCCGCCGGCGTGACGCGCTCGAAGGTCGCAAAGAGCTGGTCCACGCAGTCGATGCCACCTGTCATCGCGGCGAAGCGGGCCAGGTTGCCCGCCACCTTGTCAGGCGTGTCCAGGTTCATGAGGAAGCTGTACATGGTATTCTTGCGCTGCGTGTCAAGTTTTTCCTGGGTCACCGCTTTTTCCTGGAAGGCGGCGATGGCGGCAAAGATTTCGTCGCGAACATTCTCGACGTCATTCTCATCCTTCACCATCGTGTAGATGACGAAGAGCTTCGGGTCGCGATTGGCAGAAAAGTCCGCGCTGATGAATTCGACCCTCTGCTGCTGAATCACCAGCTTCTTGTAGATGTCGCTCGTCTGGCCGAACGCAAGGTCGCCCAGGAGATAGCATGCGGCCACGTCCACATCGGTGGGTGAGAAAGCCAGCCCCTTGTAGGCCACAGTCAGAATGGGCAGGGTCTTGCCCTTGTAGGTGACATGAGCCACGCGCTCGCCCATCTGTTCCGGCTCGGGCGCGATTTGGGGAGGCACATAGCCCTTTTGCCATTGGCCGTAGTATTTCTTGACCAAGGAGATAGT
Proteins encoded in this region:
- a CDS encoding insulinase family protein encodes the protein MKAIALPALALLMLLVACGSEKKLEVVTLPVASDPTISLRLWFKVGSQNDPSGKEGLAALTAQMIADASTKKNSYEQILEKLYPMAAGYSAQVDKEMTIIMGRVHKDNLEAYYKLFVQAVLEPAFREDDFARLKSQQLNYLERTLRYQDDEELGKEALSQFIFAGTPYAHPVAGLIESVKSITLDDVRAFYRKYYTKDNVVVGIGGSFDKQFVDRLCRDLARLPSGVPEQPAPPEPAPIEGLQVLLIEKDTESTAISFGFPLDIVRGASDFHALWLVNSWLGEHRNSSSHLYQVIREARGMNYGDYSYIEAFPRGSRLQFPPSNVARRKQLFQVWIRPVRNEARHFALRAAVRELQKLVDNGLSQEAFELTAQFLKKYYLHFAPTTMERLGYALDDVFYGLDENFLNEFPKHIDELTLPEVNAAARRHLQYQNMKIVMVTKDAEALKKALVANAPSPMKYATPKPKAVLEEDKEIAVYRLPVRPENIQVVKVEEMFVR